A window of the Arcobacter sp. F155 genome harbors these coding sequences:
- a CDS encoding nickel-dependent hydrogenase large subunit — protein MANKRVVVDPITRIEGHLRIEVEVDENNVIQNAYSTSTLWRGLETIVKNRDPRDAGFLMQRICGVCTFSHYRAGIEAVEDALGIVPPLNAKLTRSLMNMALFMHDHVVHFYHLHGLDWVDVVSALDADPAKASKEAFKYAELPIATGENDLKKVKKRVKEFVDKGQLGPFANAYWGHKTYRLTPEQNLILLSHYLKALEVQRDLAKLMAMFGGKQPHPQSLTVGGVTCVMDLMDPSRMGEYLTLFKVGAEFIENAYQADVIMAGQMYKDEPSVTEQAGVMNFMAHQEMQLNRTEFLFDTGIIENGDLSKVFDINEDLITEEATHSWYADNEALHPYDGKTNPNYTGFKDMDTVGPDGKMIHSKVIDENGKYSWIKSPRYDGKPMEVGPLACILISYAKGNEKIVPLVDDFLAKTGLPKAALFTTLGRTAARMIQSRAIAKHGLEAFNTLIENLKVDQDTYTSYKIDKDKEYRGRFIGDVPRGMLSHWIRIKNGVVENYQAVVPSTWNAGPIDSLGQIGPYEANLVGLKVQDLSQPLEIIRVIHSFDPCIACAVHVMDKKGNDLGTYKVDPIYGLSC, from the coding sequence ATGGCAAATAAAAGAGTAGTAGTAGACCCAATTACAAGGATTGAAGGACACTTAAGAATTGAGGTTGAAGTTGATGAAAACAATGTTATTCAAAATGCTTACTCTACATCAACACTTTGGAGGGGTTTAGAAACTATTGTTAAAAATAGAGATCCAAGAGATGCAGGTTTTTTAATGCAAAGAATCTGTGGTGTTTGTACTTTTTCTCACTATAGAGCAGGTATTGAAGCAGTTGAAGATGCACTTGGTATTGTTCCTCCTTTAAATGCAAAATTAACTAGGTCTTTAATGAATATGGCTCTATTTATGCATGACCATGTTGTTCACTTCTATCATTTACATGGACTTGATTGGGTTGATGTTGTTTCAGCACTTGATGCAGACCCTGCAAAAGCTTCTAAAGAGGCATTTAAATATGCAGAACTACCAATTGCAACAGGTGAAAATGACCTTAAAAAAGTTAAAAAAAGAGTAAAAGAGTTTGTAGATAAAGGACAATTAGGACCTTTTGCAAATGCTTACTGGGGACATAAAACGTATAGATTAACTCCTGAGCAAAACTTAATTTTACTATCTCACTATTTAAAAGCTTTAGAAGTACAAAGGGACTTAGCAAAACTTATGGCTATGTTTGGTGGTAAACAACCACACCCACAAAGTTTAACTGTTGGTGGTGTAACTTGTGTAATGGATTTAATGGACCCAAGTAGAATGGGTGAGTATTTAACTTTATTTAAAGTTGGTGCAGAGTTTATTGAAAATGCATACCAAGCTGATGTTATCATGGCAGGACAAATGTATAAAGATGAGCCTTCAGTAACTGAACAAGCTGGTGTTATGAACTTTATGGCTCACCAAGAGATGCAATTAAATAGAACAGAGTTTTTATTTGATACAGGTATTATTGAAAATGGTGACTTATCAAAAGTATTTGATATCAATGAAGATTTAATTACAGAAGAAGCAACTCACTCTTGGTATGCTGATAACGAAGCTTTACATCCATATGATGGTAAAACAAATCCTAATTATACAGGGTTTAAAGATATGGATACCGTTGGACCTGATGGAAAAATGATTCATTCAAAAGTAATTGATGAAAATGGTAAATACTCTTGGATTAAATCACCAAGATATGATGGCAAACCAATGGAAGTTGGTCCTTTAGCTTGTATTTTAATCTCTTATGCAAAAGGAAATGAAAAAATTGTTCCACTTGTAGATGACTTTTTAGCAAAAACGGGTCTTCCAAAAGCAGCTTTATTTACAACTTTAGGAAGAACAGCAGCTAGAATGATTCAATCACGAGCAATTGCTAAACATGGATTAGAAGCATTTAATACTTTAATTGAAAACTTAAAAGTAGACCAAGATACTTATACTTCATATAAAATTGACAAAGATAAAGAGTATAGAGGAAGATTTATTGGAGATGTTCCAAGGGGTATGCTTTCTCACTGGATTAGAATTAAAAATGGAGTTGTAGAAAACTACCAAGCAGTTGTTCCTTCAACTTGGAATGCAGGACCAATTGACTCATTAGGACAAATTGGACCATATGAAGCAAATTTAGTTGGACTAAAAGTTCAAGACTTATCTCAACCTTTAGAAATCATTAGAGTTATTCACTCTTTTGACCCTTGTATTGCTTGTGCAGTTCATGTAATGGATAAAAAAGGTAATGATTTAGGAACATACAAAGTAGATCCAATTTATGGACTATCTTGTTAA
- a CDS encoding hydrogenase small subunit — MQEQRLYEKLTKRLSDLEKLPRLKDNKSIESHLDENGVSRRDFMKWATAITAMLALPGSFTPLVAKAAKLSDRLPIIWLHMAECTGCSESLLRTDAPTIDSLIFDYISLEYHETLMAAAGWQAEHNLEHAIEAYKGQYILMVEGGIPSGNSAHYLTIGGHGHTGEYSAQKASKNAAAIFAIGTCSSYGGVQAAIPNPTGAVALSKVTDKPVINVPGCPPSEKNIVGTLLHYILYGTLPALDAYNRPKWAYAKRVHDLCERRGHFDAGEFVEEFGDEGAKKGYCLYKVGCKGPYTFNNCSKNKFNSHMSWPIQAGHGCIGCSEPDFWDTMGPFEEPVANRLYNTVFKGLGADATADKIGVGLLTVTGIGIAAHAAISKFKNPKDGEE; from the coding sequence TTGCAAGAGCAAAGACTATACGAAAAACTAACTAAAAGATTAAGTGATTTAGAGAAACTTCCTAGACTTAAGGATAATAAATCTATTGAGAGTCACTTAGATGAGAATGGTGTTTCAAGAAGAGACTTTATGAAGTGGGCTACAGCTATTACTGCGATGCTTGCACTTCCTGGTTCTTTTACACCATTAGTTGCAAAAGCTGCTAAATTAAGTGATAGACTTCCTATTATCTGGTTACACATGGCTGAGTGTACAGGATGTAGTGAATCACTTTTAAGAACAGATGCCCCTACAATTGACTCATTGATTTTTGATTATATTTCATTAGAGTATCACGAGACATTAATGGCAGCAGCAGGTTGGCAAGCTGAGCATAATTTAGAACATGCAATTGAGGCTTATAAGGGTCAATATATTTTGATGGTAGAAGGTGGAATTCCTTCTGGAAATAGTGCTCACTATTTAACTATTGGTGGTCATGGACACACTGGTGAATATTCTGCTCAAAAAGCATCTAAAAATGCTGCAGCAATTTTTGCTATTGGTACATGTTCTTCTTATGGTGGAGTTCAAGCTGCAATTCCAAATCCTACAGGAGCAGTTGCTCTTTCTAAAGTTACTGATAAACCAGTTATAAATGTTCCAGGTTGTCCACCAAGTGAGAAAAATATTGTAGGAACGTTATTACACTATATTCTTTACGGAACACTTCCTGCTCTTGATGCATACAATAGACCAAAATGGGCTTATGCAAAAAGAGTACATGACTTATGTGAAAGAAGAGGTCACTTTGATGCAGGTGAATTTGTTGAAGAGTTTGGAGATGAAGGTGCTAAAAAAGGTTACTGTTTATATAAAGTAGGTTGTAAAGGACCTTATACTTTTAATAACTGTTCAAAAAATAAATTTAATTCACATATGTCTTGGCCTATTCAAGCAGGTCATGGTTGTATTGGATGTTCTGAACCTGATTTTTGGGATACTATGGGACCATTTGAAGAACCAGTTGCAAATAGATTATATAACACAGTATTTAAAGGTCTTGGTGCAGATGCAACAGCAGATAAGATTGGTGTTGGATTATTAACAGTTACAGGTATCGGTATTGCAGCACATGCAGCTATTTCTAAATTTAAAAATCCAAAAGATGGTGAGGAGTAA